The Desulfobacterales bacterium sequence GCTCAGCATTTGGGCAGCCACACGACTGCGGCCGCCCACCGCACAGTAAACAATCGCGGGTTTTTTGGGGTCGATCTCAGCGAGCCGATCCGTCAGGTCCGGAAGGGGGATCAGTTTTGCTCCGGGGATATGACCGCTTTCATATTCATTGGGCTGGCGCACATCTAAAATGGTATAGGCACTCCCGGAATGATCGGCAATGTACTGGCGGGCCTGTTCGGCGTCAAACGATTGAACCGGTGTAAAAAATTGTTTCCAACGCATCGCTCCCTCTTTGATATTATCAAGTGTTTCAGCGCATTTTAGTCTCATCAAACGTTGGCGTCAACCGTAAAATTTTCAATTACAACCTTCAACCCTGGTCGTCTCCGGCGCCGCCAAAGACGGCTGGTCCATCCGTCTGTTCACCTATAGCACCAAGTAAAATATGTCTTGACAACTTTACAAATACAAATTAGTCTATGATCAAAATTAAATGGTCTTACGATGAAAAAAATGAAAAGACTCAACCCGAATGCCCCCATCCCGCTCTATCATCAGCTGGCGGACATTATTCTTTCCCGGATACATTCAGGCGAATATCCGGCCGGGTTTCGAATCCCGTCCGAACACGCTCTATCCCGGGAGTATGGTATCGGCCGCCCGACTGCCCGCCAGGCAACGGAACTGCTGGTACGCAAGGAATTTCTGACACGGCGAAGAGGCGCCGGAACATTTGTTAGAGAAAAGCCAACTGAGGTTGACCTTTTTTCGTTTGCCGGCACCCTTACGTCTTTTCGCGACAAGGGTATAACTGTCGAGATGCAAATCCTGCAGGCAACCCGGCTGAAAAAAGTTGCGGTGCAGCCGGAGAACCCCTTTTCGGGCCGTAAGGCTTTTTTTCTGTCCCGGCTCAGCCGGGTGGACGGGTTGCCGGTGCTGGTGGAGGATCTTTATCTCCATTCGGAAATCTTTGATGGGATTGAGCGGATCGATTTGCAGGGACGGTCGCTCTCGCAAATTGTGAATGAACAGTATTACATGCGCCCCGTCGGCGGAAAACAGACCTTTATGATCGCGCATGTCAGGGGAATGAAAGCACAGGAACTGGCCGTGTCGGAAAGCGAACCGATTTTGATGGTAAGGCGATTCCTGCATTTTCCCGCAGCGGAAAATGCCATATATTCCGAACTGTACTGCCGCACGGATCGGTTTGTATTCTCGCAAACCATAGGAGGTTCTGGTGATGATTAAGCGAGGCTACTACAATGGTTTTGGCGGGGCATATCTGCCGGAAGTCCTGGTGGCGACCTTTGATGAACTTGAGGATACATTTGAAAAAGCCAAGAAGGATCCGGCATTCTGGCGTGAATACTGCGATATCATGTCAACCTATTCCTGCCGGCCGACGCCCCTGACATTTGCCCAAAACCTGAGCAACGATCTGGGGGGCGCGCGCATTTACATCAAAAGGGAAGACTTGAACCATACCGGCGCCCATAAGGCCAATAATGTGATGGGGCAGGGTTTGCTGGTTCAGCGGATGGGAAAAACCCGGGTCATCGCAGAAACCGGCGCCGGCCAGCATGGCGTTGCCACCGCCACCATGGCAGCCAAATTCGGATTTAAATGCACCATCTATATGGGTGAAGTGGATGTGGCCCGCCAGCGGCCGAATGTATTCTGGATGGAGCGGCTGGGTGCTGAGGTTGTTCCCGTGCGGGAGGGAACCCGGATTCTGAAGGACGCCATTAACGAGGCCTTCCGCGACTGGGTGGGGCATATGGACACGACCCACTATGTTCTGGGAACGGCCTGCGGACCCCACCCGTTTCCGGAAATGGTATCATATTTCCAATCCATTATCGGCATTGAAGCGCGAGGGCAGATTTTAAAACATGCCCAGAGACTTCCTGCCAGGGTGTATGCCTGTGTCGGCGGCGGATCCAACGCCCTGGGGATTTTCAAAGGGTTTATGGACGATCCGGTGGAATTGGTGGGTGTCGAGGCCGGCGGCAGGGGGTTGGACAGCGGTGAACATGCCGCCCGGCTTTCTTCCAAAGATGCCAGCATCGGTGTGGCCCAGGGATATAAAACCTATTTTCTGCAGGATGATGACGGCCAGATGAAGGAGACCCACAGCGTTGCCGCCGGGCTCGATTACGTCGGCGTGTCGCCGATCCTGGCGGGCCTTAAAGAAACCGGCCGGGTCCGATTTGAAGCAGTGACCGACCGGGAGGTGATCGATGCCCTGTCCCTGACCATCCGGAAAGAAGGCGTCATCCCTGCACTGGAGTCCGCCCATGCTTTTGCCCAGGCGTTCAAGGAGGCTCCGGACCTGTCGCCGCAGGATGTCATTCTGATCAATCAATCCGGCCGAGGCGATAAGGACATTTTCACCGTGGCGGATGCGTTCGAAGACCCGAAATGGAAAGAATTCATCCGGCAGAAGGCGGAGGAATACCATGCTTGAATCCTATCTGAAGCAGCGCAAAACAAAAAAAGACATACTGCTCATGACCCATATTGTCCTGGGATATCCCACTTTTAGAGATTCCCATGACATCATCGCAGCCATGGTTGCGGCTGGCGTGGACTTAATGGAATTGCAAATTCCGTTTTCCGAACCGATTGCCGACGGTCCGGTTATCCTGCACGCCAACCAGAAGGCCCTTACAGGCGGCGCCACGGTCCAAAAGTGCCTTGATTTTTCAAGGGAAATCACCCGGGAATTTGCTATCCCTTTCCTGTTTATGAGCTATTACAATATCCTGTATAAGTTCGGGGTGCAGCGATTTGCATCTGAAATGGCTCTCAGAGGTTTGCGCGGGGCGATCGTGCCGGATTTGCCGCCGGAAGAAGGCCGGGAATATCTTGCGGCCATGGAAAACAATGATTTGTCTCCTATTTTTATATTTTCACCCACCACGCCGGCTGCGCGCATGCAGTATCTGGCATCTTTCGGCCGGGGATTTATCTATTGCGTCGCCCGCAAAGGCGTTACCGGCAATGCAACCGATTTTTCAGAAAACCTGGAGCACTATCTGGCCCGGTGCCGCACGGCCACCCGTTTGCCCCTGGCACTTGGATTCGGCGTCAAGGAAAAATCCGATGTCGATTTTTTAAAGGGTAAAGTCGATATTGCGGTCATCGGCACCCAGACCATTCGCCTGGTGGATAGGGAGGGACCCGCGGCCGTGGGGGAATTCATCCAAAGCCTGTGCTGAAATTGATCCATGGGGCGTTTTTCTAAGATTCCGGGAAGAATGACAGGGAGGGCGGCGGCATTTCCCTTGACCGTCAACCCGGCCCTGTGCGATTATTCCATACACCTTATACAAACCAGACTAAAATGCCTCAACGGGTCTATTGAAATGAAAAAAATCGATATTAATTTTCAAACTGTTGACGGACTAAAGCTGACGGGTCGCGGGTGGCTGCCGGACACAGCACCCAAAGCGTTGATTTGTCTGGTACACGGCCTGGGAGAACACAGCGGCCGCTACCGTCACCTGGCCGACCGTCTGGTTCAGGCTGAATACGGCTTGTTGGGTTTTGACCTGCGCGGCCACGGCACATCCCAGGGTCAACGCGGGCATGCCCCCGGCCTCTCCCTTTTAATGGATGATATCTCCCGTTTTATACATGAGGGCGCAAAAAGGCTGCCCGATACGCCTCATTATTTGTATGGTCACAGCATGGGGGGAACACTGGTCATCAATTATGTGCTGCGCATGCATCCCAAATTGGCAGGGGTGGTGGTGACGGCGCCTTTCCTCCAACCCGCGTTTAAACCGCCTTTTTGGAAGCTGTTGATTGGAAAAGGGATGTACCGGCTGTGGCCGACCTTATCGCTGCCCAATGGCATAGACCCAACCCATCTGGCAAGGGATTCCGAAGTGGTGCGGGCCTACATTCGCGATGCGCTGGTTCATGATCGACTGTCTGCGCGGCTGGGAATTGAAATTCTCAATGCCGGGGCGTGGGCAATGGCGCATGCATCTGAATTTTCACTGCCCTTATTGCTGATGGGGGGCGGGGCCGATCGGATCGTTTCAACCGAGGCCTGCCGGGCGTTTGCATCAAAAGCCGGCGCGCATTGCGACTTTAAGCTGTGGGATGACTGCTATCATGAAATTCACAATGAACCTGAAAAAGAAGCGGTGTTTGATTTTATTCTGGTATGGCTGAATCGAAACTAAGTTTTTATTGACTTTGATTACGTTTTTTTGCTAGATTCAGGCCACAGCCAAGATCCACTACACGGGCATTCTCCAGTGATTCATCCTGAATCTTGCTAAAATGCACCAATGGTCTTTGATCATTTTTCTATAGCTTAAAGACCAGGCTCTTATTTTTCAAAATCTCCTTTTCAAGTTGAACTTGCATCCCATTCTGTCTCCGGGTTCATCAGTATAAATTTTTGATTCCCGAGGTCGATTTCGCTAAAGCAGCTATTGAAAAACGCTTTCAGCTCAAAACATTGTTGAAATTCAGAGCATAGCGCCCACGGCAACACATAAAAACAGGTAAAGTCAACCATAAGAAAAGACCATCATTTTTCAGAGGAGGAAAATATGTCAGCGGATGCTGAAAAGCGGGCATATGATCGCCGCTGCTCCGAGGCCCCCATCATGTATGCCCAATTTGTTGAAAATCAATACAGCTTTTATGGCGCTAAAATGCATAACTACTGTACGGGAGGCATGTATTTTGAAACAGACTACCCGGTCCGGCAGGGGATGATCGTTTCCATCAGAAGAGCGGATTATTCTGCTGATTGCAAAGGCGCGTCAACATACACGGAACTTCAGGCGGAAGTGAAATGGTGTAAGGCGATTTTGGACACTGATAAGCCTTATTACGGCGCCGGGGTCAAATTCTTCATCCCGGTTGTTGATCCGCCGTTTTCTCAAAATGGCCTTTAATGTTGAGACAGGCGCCTTTCCGGAAACTGTTCTAAACAGTTGGAGAATAAATCCATGACGGTAAAACCAACCCTGGAAGAACCAGGTCAAAGCGTCAAAGCGTTGAAAAACGCACCCCAGGGATATTCCAGAGAAATAAAGCAGCTGCAGCAAAACGGTCCGGATCACCGGGAAATTTTCGATGACTTGAGCGACGCCATCCTTATTCATGATATGGAGACCGGCGCTGTTATCGATTTTAATCGTAAAATGTGTGACATGTGGGGATTTCTGCCCGGGGAGTTGAAGGGGATCAGTATCGGCGAGATCAGTTCAGGTGAGCCCCCTTATACCCAGGAGGATGCCCTGGCGTGGATAAGGAAGGCAGCGACAGAGGGACCGCAGGTTTTTGAGTGGCAGGCAAAAACAAAAAAAGGTCACCATTTATGGGATGAAGTAAATTTAAAACGTGCCCATATCGCAGGGGAAAACCGCATCCTTGCAGTTGTGCGGGATATTACCCGACGCAAAAAAACCGAAGTTGAATTAACCCAGGCCAAGAAAAATGCGGAACTTCTGGTCAAGGAGTTGTCCACGATCAATCGGTTTGCCATGGCGATTGGTTCGACCCTGAATTTACAGGAAATCCTCCAGACCATATGCAAGGAGATGGTTGGGATTTTTAAGGCCCGCAACACCGGTATCGGCCTGCTCAACCGCGAACGCACCCTGATTGAGCTGGTGGCATTTCATACAACCAGCATAACGGAGCAAGATTCCATCGGGCTGCAGATACCCCTTGCGGACAATGCTTCCACCCATTATGTTTTGGAAACCGGCCGACCGATCGTTGTACCGGATGCGCAAAACAATCCGCTGACGGCGTCCCTGCATGAAATTTTCAAGGGGCGCAGTACCCAGTGCATCATGGTTATACCCTTGCTGGCCAGGGGTGAGGTCATCGGGATCATAGGTATGCCTACATCCGAAAAGGGTCGCATTTTTACTTCGGCTGAAGTGTCCCTGGCCCAGACCATTGCAAGCCAGATCACCAGCGTGATCGAAAATGCACGTTTATACGCAAAAACAGAAAAAGCCAAAGATCTGGCTGAAAAAGAATTAGAAATCGGACGTCAGATCCAGGCCGGCTTTTTTCCCGAAGAACTGCCAAAGTTTCCCAATTGGGAAATCGTCGCCCACTTTAAGCCGGCACATCAGGTGGCCGGTGACTTTTATGATGTCTTTCTGCTCGACAAAACTGAAAATGTGGGGTTGGTTATCGCCGATGTTTGTGACAAAGGTGTCGGGGCGGCGCTTTTCATGGCCCTTTTTCGCAGTCTCATCCGCTCCTTCGCAACCCAGAAATATAAAGGCGATTCCGGCAGGGGCGAATCATCAGATGTTTC is a genomic window containing:
- the trpB gene encoding tryptophan synthase subunit beta, with product MIKRGYYNGFGGAYLPEVLVATFDELEDTFEKAKKDPAFWREYCDIMSTYSCRPTPLTFAQNLSNDLGGARIYIKREDLNHTGAHKANNVMGQGLLVQRMGKTRVIAETGAGQHGVATATMAAKFGFKCTIYMGEVDVARQRPNVFWMERLGAEVVPVREGTRILKDAINEAFRDWVGHMDTTHYVLGTACGPHPFPEMVSYFQSIIGIEARGQILKHAQRLPARVYACVGGGSNALGIFKGFMDDPVELVGVEAGGRGLDSGEHAARLSSKDASIGVAQGYKTYFLQDDDGQMKETHSVAAGLDYVGVSPILAGLKETGRVRFEAVTDREVIDALSLTIRKEGVIPALESAHAFAQAFKEAPDLSPQDVILINQSGRGDKDIFTVADAFEDPKWKEFIRQKAEEYHA
- a CDS encoding lysophospholipase, giving the protein MKKIDINFQTVDGLKLTGRGWLPDTAPKALICLVHGLGEHSGRYRHLADRLVQAEYGLLGFDLRGHGTSQGQRGHAPGLSLLMDDISRFIHEGAKRLPDTPHYLYGHSMGGTLVINYVLRMHPKLAGVVVTAPFLQPAFKPPFWKLLIGKGMYRLWPTLSLPNGIDPTHLARDSEVVRAYIRDALVHDRLSARLGIEILNAGAWAMAHASEFSLPLLLMGGGADRIVSTEACRAFASKAGAHCDFKLWDDCYHEIHNEPEKEAVFDFILVWLNRN
- the trpA gene encoding tryptophan synthase subunit alpha; the encoded protein is MLESYLKQRKTKKDILLMTHIVLGYPTFRDSHDIIAAMVAAGVDLMELQIPFSEPIADGPVILHANQKALTGGATVQKCLDFSREITREFAIPFLFMSYYNILYKFGVQRFASEMALRGLRGAIVPDLPPEEGREYLAAMENNDLSPIFIFSPTTPAARMQYLASFGRGFIYCVARKGVTGNATDFSENLEHYLARCRTATRLPLALGFGVKEKSDVDFLKGKVDIAVIGTQTIRLVDREGPAAVGEFIQSLC
- a CDS encoding GntR family transcriptional regulator, producing the protein MKRLNPNAPIPLYHQLADIILSRIHSGEYPAGFRIPSEHALSREYGIGRPTARQATELLVRKEFLTRRRGAGTFVREKPTEVDLFSFAGTLTSFRDKGITVEMQILQATRLKKVAVQPENPFSGRKAFFLSRLSRVDGLPVLVEDLYLHSEIFDGIERIDLQGRSLSQIVNEQYYMRPVGGKQTFMIAHVRGMKAQELAVSESEPILMVRRFLHFPAAENAIYSELYCRTDRFVFSQTIGGSGDD
- a CDS encoding SpoIIE family protein phosphatase — translated: MTVKPTLEEPGQSVKALKNAPQGYSREIKQLQQNGPDHREIFDDLSDAILIHDMETGAVIDFNRKMCDMWGFLPGELKGISIGEISSGEPPYTQEDALAWIRKAATEGPQVFEWQAKTKKGHHLWDEVNLKRAHIAGENRILAVVRDITRRKKTEVELTQAKKNAELLVKELSTINRFAMAIGSTLNLQEILQTICKEMVGIFKARNTGIGLLNRERTLIELVAFHTTSITEQDSIGLQIPLADNASTHYVLETGRPIVVPDAQNNPLTASLHEIFKGRSTQCIMVIPLLARGEVIGIIGMPTSEKGRIFTSAEVSLAQTIASQITSVIENARLYAKTEKAKDLAEKELEIGRQIQAGFFPEELPKFPNWEIVAHFKPAHQVAGDFYDVFLLDKTENVGLVIADVCDKGVGAALFMALFRSLIRSFATQKYKGDSGRGESSDVSPVEVLQKTIGQTNNYIARTHSQTNMFATLFFGILNLRTGMLNYINGGHEVPIILSPEGIRAQLQTTGPAVGMFPDMVFDTREAMLYPEDILFTFTDGVIDAQSPTGSFYTKKRLMQLISQPFPSAKALLNCVRNEIRAHISGSERHDDVTLMVVRRKP